The following proteins are encoded in a genomic region of Glycine max cultivar Williams 82 chromosome 18, Glycine_max_v4.0, whole genome shotgun sequence:
- the LOC106797025 gene encoding protein OCTOPUS-like: MQPQCPSTSCARHLEEQFTGFCPSCLRERLIILGHESLSCFHKSLLSLPSLSVHPHRPFASCDRHPEEQFTGFCSSCLYERLTILKHDSSSSIFKHPITSTTSPKAIFRSFTTMLDANCLPRSSSFTFQPMLRRSKSCPIFKTKGLSCALDLRRKSCDFMAYSTIFSIFNPYDKQGIPKKEPKVESHNLASPSIIRDRVQENIKEEPSIELEANEEAEKTIKAMEDHMDIDSQVKKSCGRDSKECILFATSIFTKKFRKWRQKQKMKKNE; this comes from the coding sequence ATGCAACCTCAATGCCCTTCCACCTCATGTGCCCGCCACCTAGAAGAGCAATTCACCGGCTTTTGCCCATCTTGCCTTCGTGAACGCCTAATCATACTTGGGCATGAGTCTTTATCATGTTTTCACAAGTCATTGCTATCATTACCATCATTATCGGTGCATCCTCATCGCCCTTTCGCCTCCTGTGATCGCCACCCTGAGGAGCAGTTCACTGGATTTTGCTCATCATGCCTCTATGAACGCTTAACCATTCTTAAGCATGACTCTTCATCCTCCATCTTCAAGCACCCTATTACCTCCACTACGTCTCCCAAAGCTATTTTTCGATCCTTCACCACCATGCTTGATGCTAACTGCCTTCCTAGGTCTTCCTCCTTCACCTTCCAACCTATGCTCCGTCGTTCCAAGTCTTGCCCCATTTTCAAAACTAAAGGCCTTTCTTGTGCCTTAGATTTGCGACGAAAATCATGTGATTTCATGGCCTATAGCaccattttttccatttttaaccCATACGACAAACAGGGAATTCCCAAAAAGGAACCCAAAGTTGAATCACATAACCTTGCTTCCCCTTCCATTATTCGAGATAGAGttcaagaaaacataaaagagGAACCAAGTATAGAACTTGAAGCTAATGAGGAAGCAGAAAAGACCATAAAGGCAATGGAGGATCACATGGATATAGATTCTCAAGTGAAGAAGAGTTGTGGCCGTGATTCGAAGGAATGCATCTTGTTTGCTACATCAATTTTTACGAAGAAGTTTCGAAAGTGGAGGCAAaagcaaaagatgaagaaaaatgagTGA